In one Halorubrum sp. CBA1229 genomic region, the following are encoded:
- a CDS encoding glycosyltransferase family 4 protein, producing MRVGLALYGSLDERSGGFRYDRKLVEGLRRAGDSVEVVELPWRAYPHGLLDNASPTIRDRLRVDVDVMLQDELAHPSLVLANRDLPYPIVSVVHHLRASEPRRLSPLYRAVERRYLATVDGVVCNSAATRDAVTALGVDPDATVVAPPAGDRFDPAIDDAAIGERADERPLRVAFVGNIAPRKGLDTLVEGVARAEAAVELTVVGRAVDEGHVADVRRLVRERGLGDRVRFAGRLSDADLGDTLRESHVLAVPSRYEGFGIVYLEGMSFGLPAVASRAGGAAETVADGETGVLVDPDDPDAVARALEGFAADPDRLAEMGRAARRRYERHPSWDESTARVRRLLADVAGASDAVEPEVAT from the coding sequence ATGAGGGTCGGCCTCGCGCTGTACGGGAGCCTCGACGAGCGGTCGGGGGGGTTCCGCTACGACCGGAAGCTCGTCGAGGGGCTCCGTCGGGCCGGCGACAGCGTCGAGGTCGTCGAGCTCCCGTGGCGGGCGTACCCGCACGGGCTCCTCGACAACGCCAGCCCGACCATCAGGGACCGCCTCCGCGTCGACGTCGACGTGATGCTCCAAGACGAGCTCGCGCACCCCTCGCTGGTCCTCGCCAACCGCGACCTGCCGTACCCGATCGTGAGCGTCGTCCACCACCTGCGCGCGAGCGAGCCGCGCCGCCTCTCGCCGCTGTACCGCGCCGTCGAGCGCCGGTACCTCGCCACCGTCGACGGCGTCGTCTGCAACAGCGCGGCGACCCGCGACGCCGTCACCGCCCTCGGCGTCGACCCCGACGCCACCGTCGTCGCCCCGCCCGCCGGCGACCGGTTCGACCCTGCCATCGACGACGCCGCAATCGGGGAACGGGCGGACGAGCGCCCCCTCCGGGTCGCGTTCGTCGGGAACATCGCCCCGCGAAAGGGGCTGGACACGCTCGTCGAGGGGGTGGCCCGCGCCGAGGCCGCCGTCGAGCTCACCGTGGTCGGCCGAGCGGTCGACGAGGGCCACGTCGCGGATGTTCGGCGACTGGTCCGAGAGCGGGGGCTCGGCGACCGCGTGCGCTTCGCCGGTCGGCTGTCGGACGCCGACCTGGGCGACACGCTCCGCGAGAGCCACGTCCTCGCGGTCCCCTCGCGGTACGAGGGGTTCGGAATCGTCTACTTGGAGGGGATGAGCTTCGGCCTGCCGGCCGTCGCCTCCCGGGCTGGCGGCGCGGCGGAGACGGTCGCGGACGGCGAGACGGGCGTCCTCGTCGACCCGGACGACCCCGACGCCGTCGCCCGCGCGCTCGAGGGGTTCGCGGCCGATCCCGACCGGCTCGCCGAGATGGGTCGCGCCGCCAGACGACGGTACGAGCGCCACCCGAGCTGGGACGAATCCACGGCCCGCGTCCGCCGGCTTCTCGCCGACGTGGCGGGCGCGTCCGACGCGGTCGAGCCGGAGGTGGCGACGTGA
- a CDS encoding TIGR00269 family protein, producing the protein MECDKCGADAVHHAAYSGAHLCGHHLRRSVEKRVKRRIREDSLLDPEATPEDPDRWVIGLSGGKDSVALTRILDDVFGEDPRVEMLALTIHEGIEGYRDESIDATIELAEELSLRHEVVSYKEEFDVRMDDVVEDDPENMAACAYCGVFRRDLLEEYAAEFDADKLLTGHNLDDEAQTAMMNFLEGDVRQVAKHFDASLGPFDEREETDAFVPRAKPLRDVPEKEIALYCHVRDLPTHMAECPHSSEAYRGEIQSTIHELEENHPGARHSIMAGYEELSALAAEAYREGGDAADDSPDLGECERCGSKTSRDVCRKCRLLDSIEAA; encoded by the coding sequence ATGGAGTGCGACAAGTGCGGGGCCGACGCCGTCCACCACGCCGCCTACTCCGGGGCGCATCTCTGCGGCCACCACCTCCGCCGGTCGGTCGAGAAGCGCGTGAAGCGCCGGATCCGCGAGGACTCCCTCCTCGATCCGGAGGCGACGCCCGAGGATCCCGACCGCTGGGTGATCGGCCTCTCGGGCGGGAAGGACAGCGTCGCGCTGACCCGGATCTTAGACGACGTGTTCGGCGAGGACCCCCGCGTCGAGATGCTCGCCTTGACGATCCACGAGGGGATCGAGGGGTACCGCGACGAGAGCATCGACGCCACGATCGAGCTGGCCGAGGAGCTCTCGCTGCGCCACGAGGTCGTCTCCTACAAGGAGGAGTTCGACGTGCGGATGGACGACGTCGTCGAGGACGACCCCGAGAACATGGCCGCCTGCGCGTACTGCGGCGTGTTCCGCCGCGACCTGCTCGAGGAGTACGCCGCCGAGTTCGACGCCGACAAGCTGCTCACCGGCCACAACCTCGACGACGAGGCCCAGACGGCGATGATGAACTTCCTCGAGGGCGACGTCCGCCAGGTGGCGAAGCATTTCGACGCCTCGCTCGGTCCCTTCGACGAGCGCGAGGAGACCGACGCGTTCGTCCCGCGCGCCAAGCCCCTCCGCGACGTGCCCGAGAAGGAGATCGCCCTCTACTGTCACGTCCGCGACCTCCCGACACATATGGCCGAGTGTCCCCACTCCTCGGAGGCGTACCGCGGCGAGATCCAGTCGACGATCCACGAGCTAGAGGAGAACCACCCCGGCGCCCGCCACTCGATCATGGCCGGCTACGAGGAGCTCTCCGCGCTCGCCGCCGAGGCGTACCGCGAGGGGGGCGACGCCGCCGACGACTCGCCCGACCTCGGCGAGTGCGAGCGCTGCGGCTCGAAGACGAGCCGCGACGTCTGCCGGAAGTGCCGGCTGCTCGACTCGATCGAGGCGGCCTGA
- a CDS encoding 6-carboxytetrahydropterin synthase: MYATTVLTDFVAQHYLTVPDPGPEGVPHSHHFEVELTFRGPELNQYDYLVDIDDAEGALADLADRYRDELLNDLPEFEGRNPSVERFARVVFERVTDAVTDDTVTELAVTVWEDDAAAATYDAPV, from the coding sequence ATGTACGCGACGACGGTGCTGACGGACTTCGTGGCCCAGCACTACCTCACGGTCCCCGACCCCGGGCCGGAGGGCGTGCCGCACTCCCACCACTTCGAGGTGGAGCTGACCTTCCGCGGCCCGGAGCTGAACCAGTACGACTACCTCGTCGACATCGACGACGCCGAGGGGGCGCTCGCCGACCTCGCCGACCGCTACCGCGACGAGCTGCTCAACGACCTCCCCGAGTTCGAGGGGCGCAACCCGAGCGTCGAGCGCTTCGCCCGGGTGGTCTTCGAGCGCGTGACCGACGCGGTGACCGACGACACCGTGACCGAGCTGGCCGTGACGGTCTGGGAGGACGACGCGGCCGCCGCGACGTACGACGCGCCGGTATGA